CCTTGGGTGCATGGGGACGTATTCCGGCGGCGGAGCACGTTATCCGGCATCACAATGCCTTGACGTATGCAATAGATGACCAAAATGGGGTGGTGGCGCTCAACTTGCGGGGTGCAGGCATAGATCAGGAAAAAATAGCCAAGTTATTGGCATTAGAAGAGCTGGAAAACATAGAAGCCATCAACCTAAGCGAGAATACATTTACAGAGGTTGTCTTTCCGGCCACATGGTTGCACTTGCGGCAAGTCGTTATCAGTCCGCACAAAACCCTGCAAAAGGTGGAATTTGCGGGCGATGTCTCCAAATTAACCCATGTTTTGTTGGAAGGATGTCCATCCTTAGGTACACCGCCGCAAGAAGTGGTTGCTGGTGGCCGCAAGGAGTTATTCGCCTACTTCAAACGCCTTGCCGATGAACGGAAGATAGACCTATCACCTTATATCAATACAAGCATTAAGCTGATCTTGGCAGGGAATAGTGGGGTGGGTAAAACCAGTTTGCGTGCGTATCTAAGAGACCCTGCTGCCCCATGTCCTGATGAACCCAGTACCCATTGGTTAGAGATCGAAGAAGTTCCCTATACGTTGAATCAAGAAACCATTACGCTACGGGTTTTTGATTTTGGTGGGCAAGAATACTACCACGATACCCATCATTTGTTTTTTACCAACCAGACGGCTTATGTCTTGTTATGGGATCAACAAAGCGAGGAACTGAAAAAACGTGAGGTAAAACAACGCCGACAGGGGCAAAGTGCATCCGAAAAAGTGGAAATCTGGCAGTACCCCTTGGCGTATTGGTTGGATGCCATTCGTTTCCATGTTGCACCTTCTGCAATGACTGAAGAGGTGATACCCTCCGCCAAACAGGAAGAGGACACCGCCACCGCCGAACCGTCAAAAGAGAAGCCCAATGATCTGGGTAAAACCAAGGTTTTGGTGACACAGAATAAAATAGATACAGACGGTGTACAACATGTAGATGCCGTTCAGCTCCGCCAAGAATACCCGTTTATTTGGGATTTTGTCTCGGTATCGCTTCGAGACAAGCGACGGATGGCGCACTTTGGGGAGGCATTTCAGGAGATGTTGAGGGAAACCGATATGCTAGATTCAGCATGGCCGGGAACCTATAAAATGGTTCTTGATGCCGTACAAAGAGAGACGAAAGATGAGCAAGGGGCGTACCAAAAGAACCTAACGGATTTTAAAGACTTTTGTAATGAAACGCTTCAAAACGATTCAGAATTGAAGGGTAAAGTTATTACCGATTTGCTTTTTGATGACGAAAAAATACGGGTACTTGCCAGCGTTTTGACCCGTTTAGGGCATCTCTTGTATTATCCGGATGTGCCAGCATTAAAAGACAAGGTGTTTTTTCATTCCGTAACCCCAAAAATTTATGCCTTGTTGGAAGGCGTATTGGGGAAAGATGGGGTTTTAAGAGAAGCCGAAATCCTTAACCGCTTGAAAAAAAAACAATGGGATGCTGCCTGTACGGATTTACTCAATCTGATGATACATTTTAAGATCGTTTTTAAGCATCCGCGCTTACGAAATAGCTATGTTGCGCCGCTTTATCTGCCGGAAGAACCTACACAGGGCGTAAAGTTGCTGCTGAACTATTTGCCTAAATCGCGCCAACACATCCGCTACACGGGGTTTATCCATAAAAAAGTGGTCTTGGATTTTTACCAGACGTTTGGTCCCCAAGTCTTGCAAGAGCCACAAGACGAAGACTTGCTTTATCTGTGGCGGAATGGTTTGGTGATCCAAAGCAAGGGAGCACAGCAACCAAAGGAAACGGTTTTGGTGCAGTTCGAGATGGGAAAAGGTCATGATGAAGCGCCCGCCTACGTCACCGTAACCCCGCTAAATACCGAGTCTGGCAATTTGGAAAAGGAAATTCGGGAAATGTTTAAGACAATCAATCGTGGTTGGCATACCGAAGAGATGGTCTCGGCAAACGGAGAAGACTTTGTACCGCTGGCTAAAGTGCGTGAAGCCGTAAAAGACAAACGGTTGTATTTCGAGTACGGGAATAAACTTCATGCGATGGCAGGTTATCGCGATTTCTTGAGCGAGGAAGAACGCAAAAAAATGCCCCAAAAGAAGTTGTTTATCTCGTATGCTTCCAAAGATTCCGCCTTTATGAAGCGGCTTGTTACCCACCTCATCCCGTTGCAGAAGTCCGGTGTAATCAAGGTTTGGTATGATCGGTTGATGGAGGCCGGAGACGATTGGAATGAGGCAATCCGATATGAATTAGACCAAGCAGATGTGGTGCTGTTTCTGGTAAGCCCAGACTTCTTGGCCAGTAATTATATCATGGATGTAGAGCTTCCAGAAGCGGTCAAGCGGGCTGATCAAAAGCAAATCCGTCTGTTCCCATTTCTCGTCAGACCTTGTCTTTGGTCTAAGAATGAAGCGCTTACTAAATATATGCTGCCCCTAAAAACATTGCCCAATAGCGTGGAGAAAGCGCAAATCTTGATTGGCGATCCCCAAAACGACGAGGCTTGGGTGCAAATCATTGCCGCTTTAGAAAACTTGTTAGACCAATAGCCCACTTCCTGAACGATAAAGTTGCAAATGGTTTTTGGGAAGTGGTATTATGTGGCCTTTGTTCACCAATAAGCCAATTTATGAAACGCCTTGTTTTGTTGCTGTTGGGCATTGTGGGATGTACCGCACCCAAATACAGCCAAGAACCCATTCTCACCCAACAACACAAGGGTGGAACAGCCCGCTTTCAGGCCATTTCGGTGGTGAATGAACAAGTGGTTTGGGTCTCTGGCACCGATGGGCAGTATGCAAAAACCACAGATGGCGGTATCTCTTGGCAAAATGGGCAGGTTAAGGGTGCGGAAAACCTGCAATTTCGGGATGTTCACGCCGCAAGTGCCGAGGTCGCCTATCTGATGAGTGCCGGAGAAGGAGATTCTTCCCGCATTTATAAAACAACCGATGGCGGGAAAAATTGGAGGTTGCAATTTAGCAATCCAGAAAAAGAAGGGTTTTATGATGCCATTGCCTTTTGGGATGCCGAGCGTGGCGTGGCCTTCTCGGATAATGTCAAGGGCGTTTTTCCGATTATCCGCACCGAAGATGGCGGGAAAAATTGGGTGCGTGTCCCTGCTGCAAACATTCCTGCCGCTCTAACCGGCGAAGGGGGATTTGCGGCAAGCGGTACGTGTCTCATCACCGGTGAAAATGGCCGTGCGTGGATTGGTACGGGCGCATCGTCACAAAAAGCGCGGGTATTACAGAGTTTGGATTATGGCAAAACATGGACAGTTTCGGATACACCCGTTATTGCTAATTCGCCAACGTCTGGGATAAATGCACTGGTTTTTAATAACGCTCAAAAGGGTTTTGCTTTCGGTGGCGATTTTCAGTTGGAGAACCCACCCGAAAATAGGGTGGCTGCCACAATAGACGGCGGGAAAACGTGGACGCTCCGTCCAAATCCTTCGCTCAAAGGAAGCATCTTTGGTGCAGCAAAACTTCCAAAAAGCGAAACCTTTGTTATTGTTGGGCCTAAAGGTGCGCAGTACTCAACCAATAGCGGGTTGAGTTGGAAAGACCTGAGTACGCAGGATTTTTGGAGCGTAGG
The DNA window shown above is from Rhodothermia bacterium and carries:
- a CDS encoding TIR domain-containing protein, whose amino-acid sequence is MPVPNVITVITEQFNISLKPLGAWGRIPAAEHVIRHHNALTYAIDDQNGVVALNLRGAGIDQEKIAKLLALEELENIEAINLSENTFTEVVFPATWLHLRQVVISPHKTLQKVEFAGDVSKLTHVLLEGCPSLGTPPQEVVAGGRKELFAYFKRLADERKIDLSPYINTSIKLILAGNSGVGKTSLRAYLRDPAAPCPDEPSTHWLEIEEVPYTLNQETITLRVFDFGGQEYYHDTHHLFFTNQTAYVLLWDQQSEELKKREVKQRRQGQSASEKVEIWQYPLAYWLDAIRFHVAPSAMTEEVIPSAKQEEDTATAEPSKEKPNDLGKTKVLVTQNKIDTDGVQHVDAVQLRQEYPFIWDFVSVSLRDKRRMAHFGEAFQEMLRETDMLDSAWPGTYKMVLDAVQRETKDEQGAYQKNLTDFKDFCNETLQNDSELKGKVITDLLFDDEKIRVLASVLTRLGHLLYYPDVPALKDKVFFHSVTPKIYALLEGVLGKDGVLREAEILNRLKKKQWDAACTDLLNLMIHFKIVFKHPRLRNSYVAPLYLPEEPTQGVKLLLNYLPKSRQHIRYTGFIHKKVVLDFYQTFGPQVLQEPQDEDLLYLWRNGLVIQSKGAQQPKETVLVQFEMGKGHDEAPAYVTVTPLNTESGNLEKEIREMFKTINRGWHTEEMVSANGEDFVPLAKVREAVKDKRLYFEYGNKLHAMAGYRDFLSEEERKKMPQKKLFISYASKDSAFMKRLVTHLIPLQKSGVIKVWYDRLMEAGDDWNEAIRYELDQADVVLFLVSPDFLASNYIMDVELPEAVKRADQKQIRLFPFLVRPCLWSKNEALTKYMLPLKTLPNSVEKAQILIGDPQNDEAWVQIIAALENLLDQ